One genomic region from Bacillota bacterium encodes:
- a CDS encoding SipW-dependent-type signal peptide-containing protein, which produces MKTRIVVAYLTVMLVAGLLGGTTMAIFTDVESNSGNIFVAGSVDIRADRNLGDPIPGPMFYTNIAEGTVEGAGSPHQPTLLWAPGDTHTRNLDVRNMGSLEVRLDQVSAQITSINGSLPEAFPGMAASWASKMKVKIYVAGFPQTKILYNGPLAVLLTGPQACIHQPVISPNIGLWPPMVQLVYEVSMDISAGNDLQGIVPIVSFSVFAEQTANNP; this is translated from the coding sequence GTGAAAACAAGAATTGTAGTAGCTTACCTAACCGTAATGCTAGTGGCTGGGCTGCTAGGCGGGACCACCATGGCGATTTTCACCGACGTGGAGAGTAACTCCGGCAATATCTTTGTCGCCGGCAGCGTGGACATCAGGGCTGATCGCAACCTAGGCGACCCCATACCCGGCCCCATGTTTTACACCAATATTGCTGAGGGCACGGTAGAGGGAGCGGGTTCGCCCCATCAACCTACACTGCTGTGGGCCCCTGGGGATACACACACACGTAATTTGGATGTGCGCAACATGGGCTCCCTAGAGGTTCGCCTGGATCAGGTTTCGGCGCAGATCACCTCCATTAATGGTTCACTGCCAGAGGCATTCCCAGGGATGGCAGCCTCGTGGGCTAGCAAAATGAAGGTCAAGATTTACGTGGCCGGCTTTCCACAGACGAAGATTCTCTACAATGGTCCACTGGCCGTATTGCTGACGGGCCCGCAAGCATGTATACACCAGCCGGTTATCTCACCAAATATCGGACTTTGGCCCCCCATGGTGCAGCTAGTTTACGAAGTGTCCATGGACATTAGCGCCGGTAATGACTTGCAGGGCATCGTGCCCATAGTCAGTTTCAGCGTCTTCGCTGAACAAACAGCCAACAACCCTTAG
- the lysS gene encoding lysine--tRNA ligase, giving the protein MTLAPQDYRLDKFEALKAHGVEPYPARFAVNYTLAAAAALPDDVAEVKVAGRIMAIRKIGKLTFVRLQDFHGQVQVALKKDHIGDNYDLFHKIIDIGDFIGVCGTTFTTKTGEKTLQADEFVFLGKALREMPEKWHGLKDVELIYRQRYLGLISNAESRRVFLLRSRLLREIRTFLESRGFLEVETQILTNQASGALAAPFVTHHNALGIDVFLRIAPEMYLKRLVVGGIPHVFEVARCFRNEGISPTHLQDFTMIEGYSAYYDYKDNMKLMREMILHCITELFGATNIKIDEEDIDFGGEWPVVTFRELILRDSCIDIEDYDDAASLLAAIFARGISLEHENLKKLGKGSLVDLLYKKVSRPKLISPTFLTAHPLELSPLARANDDDPGLSDRFQLVVNGAEIINGYSELVDPLEQRRRLEEQLKLRQQGDAEAMPMDNDYLKAMEYGMPPISGWGMGVDRLLQVLLNLPNIRDAILFPTMRPLEE; this is encoded by the coding sequence TTGACATTGGCGCCACAAGATTACCGCTTAGATAAATTTGAGGCCCTAAAGGCGCACGGCGTAGAGCCGTACCCCGCACGTTTTGCGGTTAATTACACGCTGGCCGCCGCGGCCGCCTTACCCGATGATGTAGCAGAAGTCAAAGTGGCGGGGCGCATCATGGCCATTCGCAAAATAGGCAAACTCACCTTCGTGCGCTTGCAGGATTTTCATGGCCAGGTGCAAGTAGCCCTGAAGAAAGACCACATCGGTGACAACTACGACCTGTTTCACAAGATCATCGATATCGGTGACTTCATCGGCGTTTGTGGCACCACCTTTACGACCAAGACTGGCGAAAAGACACTGCAAGCTGACGAGTTTGTTTTCTTGGGCAAGGCCTTGCGCGAAATGCCGGAGAAATGGCATGGGCTAAAAGACGTGGAGCTCATCTACAGGCAGCGTTACCTAGGCCTTATCTCTAATGCTGAAAGCCGGCGGGTGTTTTTGCTGCGCTCGCGACTGCTAAGAGAAATTCGCACCTTCCTAGAGAGCCGCGGTTTCTTAGAAGTAGAGACGCAAATTCTCACCAATCAAGCTTCAGGCGCCTTGGCCGCCCCTTTTGTCACTCATCACAATGCGCTCGGCATCGATGTCTTTCTGCGCATTGCCCCCGAAATGTACCTCAAGCGACTCGTGGTAGGGGGCATTCCCCATGTCTTTGAGGTCGCGCGTTGCTTCCGCAACGAGGGCATTAGCCCCACACATCTGCAGGACTTCACCATGATCGAAGGATACAGCGCCTACTATGACTACAAAGACAATATGAAGCTCATGCGCGAGATGATTCTGCACTGTATCACAGAACTTTTTGGGGCCACCAACATAAAGATAGATGAGGAAGACATAGATTTCGGTGGTGAGTGGCCCGTAGTCACTTTTCGGGAGCTCATACTGCGAGACTCATGTATAGACATAGAGGATTACGACGATGCCGCCTCTCTCTTGGCCGCCATTTTCGCCCGGGGCATTTCGCTCGAGCACGAAAACCTAAAGAAACTAGGCAAGGGCAGCTTGGTCGATTTACTTTACAAAAAAGTCAGCCGCCCCAAGCTCATTAGCCCCACCTTCCTCACTGCGCACCCACTCGAGCTCTCACCCTTAGCTCGTGCCAATGATGACGACCCCGGCTTATCCGATCGTTTTCAGCTGGTCGTCAATGGGGCCGAGATCATCAATGGGTACTCTGAGCTTGTCGACCCGCTCGAACAGCGTAGGCGACTTGAAGAACAGCTCAAATTGCGCCAGCAAGGTGACGCTGAAGCCATGCCCATGGATAATGACTACCTCAAAGCGATGGAGTATGGCATGCCGCCTATCTCAGGTTGGGGCATGGGCGTCGACCGTCTGTTGCAGGTTCTGCTCAACTTGCCAAACATTCGCGATGCCATATTATTCCCCACCATGCGCCCCTTAGAGGAGTAG
- a CDS encoding signal peptidase I, whose amino-acid sequence MEIPVAKNSSLRDAVHKFSRHVGNSLFVISLVLAVVLVFFLIQSRVTGGVPAVLGHQLYIVGGGSMSPAFSAGSVVMVRPQEASTIRLGDIITYRDPDSNTTAIIVTHRVVGIAQGEALTFTTRGDANHADDPLPLPASNIIGRVAYTIPFLGYVLSFMQTKNGMLLMLVLPASVVIVVEVRKLMGYARSIDNQGGGCV is encoded by the coding sequence ATGGAAATCCCGGTAGCTAAAAATTCATCGCTGCGCGATGCAGTGCATAAATTTTCTCGCCATGTCGGCAACTCTCTGTTTGTAATTTCTCTCGTCCTAGCGGTGGTCCTGGTGTTCTTCCTAATTCAGAGTCGTGTCACTGGGGGGGTGCCGGCCGTTCTTGGGCATCAGTTGTACATAGTTGGTGGCGGCAGCATGAGCCCTGCCTTCTCTGCAGGCAGCGTCGTCATGGTTCGGCCGCAGGAGGCCAGTACGATTCGCCTCGGCGACATTATCACTTATCGTGACCCCGATTCAAACACCACGGCCATCATTGTCACGCATCGTGTGGTAGGCATAGCACAGGGCGAAGCGCTCACCTTTACGACCCGCGGCGACGCAAATCATGCCGATGACCCGCTACCGCTCCCGGCCAGCAACATTATCGGGCGCGTGGCCTACACCATCCCGTTTCTTGGCTACGTGCTTAGTTTTATGCAGACAAAGAACGGCATGTTGCTAATGCTCGTCCTACCGGCCAGTGTCGTAATTGTGGTCGAAGTGCGCAAGCTCATGGGCTACGCACGTAGCATAGATAACCAAGGGGGGGGATGCGTATAG
- a CDS encoding SipW-dependent-type signal peptide-containing protein: MKTKMIVSMLILALAAALVGGATMAIFTDTENNNGNTFTAGTVNITVGGTSMPAVAAGNMAPGDTITGSFTVTNAGTLQLRFDVSGALGGALFSGATPAILAGLGDDQDVVLDPGASAVVTFTVHLPLGAGNAYQNATGTIDFTIVAEQTANN; encoded by the coding sequence ATGAAAACTAAAATGATCGTGAGCATGCTGATTCTCGCTTTGGCCGCCGCCTTGGTCGGTGGCGCGACGATGGCTATCTTTACCGATACGGAGAACAACAATGGCAACACCTTTACCGCAGGTACGGTCAACATCACCGTGGGTGGCACTAGCATGCCCGCTGTAGCAGCGGGGAATATGGCCCCTGGGGACACAATAACAGGCAGCTTTACAGTTACCAATGCCGGCACCTTGCAGCTTAGATTTGATGTGTCGGGTGCACTAGGCGGGGCCCTCTTTAGTGGCGCAACCCCAGCCATACTCGCTGGACTTGGCGATGACCAAGATGTAGTTCTTGATCCCGGAGCCTCGGCAGTCGTCACCTTCACCGTGCACCTGCCCCTTGGCGCAGGCAATGCCTATCAGAACGCCACCGGCACTATCGACTTCACCATCGTGGCCGAGCAGACAGCCAATAACTAG